CCTCCCCTTTTTATTGATTTTATAGCGAATTCGCTTTTTATTCTTGCTGTTGTCATTTCGGTTACATTTACTAATTTATTATGTAATTAATGTTTCGTAATGTGACTTTAATTAATGGTTTATATCCCCTTGTTTTACTATTTTCCTCATCACTAATCTCTATCTGGTGTTATTTTACATTGTATCCAGTTATTTGTCATGTAATATTTTCCATATTTCATTGACATTATTCGATAATTTTCGACATCAATAAAAAGCGGCGGCTTTCCGATGAAAGCCACCGCTTCTGTTTTTGATTCTTTTATGCGAGCTCGATGTATCTTTTCAAATTATCCAATCCGATTCGGATCGCGTTAATCGGGTCTTCCATGCCCTCGAATTCAATCGAGACATATCCGTCGTAGCCATTGGCTTTGAGAATTTTCAGACACTGCACGATCGGAACCACGCCGTGGCCGACGATTGCGCCGCGAATATAATTCTGGGCGCGGGTCTTGAACCATCCCTCACCGGGGTCGGGGCCGTTGCCCCACTTGAAATGAAAATCTTTAACGTGCACATGGAACGCGTAAGGCGCGTTGCGTCCGACCGCAAGCTCCGGGGCTTCGTCGGCACACATAAAGTTGCCGATGTCGATGAGCTGACCGAAATTGTCATCGGCGACCGTATGGATCAGTTTCTCAACCCGTGCGCTCTCCTGAACGAGCTGGCCGTGGTTTTCGATCATGGTTTTAATTCCCTTGGAAGCGGCATAACGGGTAACTTTGCGGCAGCCGTCGGCGATTTTGGCGACTTCGGTATCAAAGCCGCGAGTTCCGCGTGTGCCGTCCTTGAATCCGAATGTCGCGTCGTGGCGCATGGTTTTGACGCTTAATATCGCGGCGAGGTCGACTTGTTCAAACAGCCGCTCGGCCTCTTTATCAACGCTGTCGGCTTTTAAAAAGTCCGCGCCGGTGCAGTAATTGACAATCGGGATGCCGACCGATTTGGCTTCTGCCGCAAGTGCCTTGGCGTAATCAGTGACACTTTCACCCTCGCGCGGGGAGAGACCCGAAAATTCGATGCCGTCAAAACCCATCTCCTTGGCTTTTTTGATGCAGTCGAACTGCGGCATTCCGCTGACTCTGTAAAAACTGTAGCTGCTGACGGCGGTTTTTATTGTCATTTTATGATCACCTCGTGCCCGGTACGGGCAGATTCGTAAGCCGCATCGAGGATCTTCATCAGCGTCACGCCGGCTTCCGCAGGGGCGCGGCACTCGGTTTTTCCGAGCAGGCAGTCGACCCAGTGGTCAATCTCCTTTTGGAACAGTCCGTCAAAACTGAGCGCGGAGGGTTTTTTGAGTGCGATATCACACATAAAACCGTTTTGCTCGGTAAAAATTTCAAGCGTCGGGTCAAGACGGGCTCCGGCTTTGGTGCCCATCAGCTGGATGTCGCCGACGCCGTCTTTGATGTTCAGTGAAAAGCTGGTTTCGAGGGCGATGACTGCGCCGTTATCGAAGCGAATCAAAGCCGAGGCAAAATCTTCGACGTCGCAGATATGTTCGCCTTTGGAGACATCGGAAGCGCTGTAAAGAACGCTGTCCTTGACGCCCGGACGGTCAAATAGTTTTTGATAAGTGGCCGCGTAGACCGAAACCGGCTTCGGGCAGCCCATCAGGTAGCGTGCGAGGTCGATGACATGCACACCGAGATCAATGAGCGGACCGCCGCCGCTGCGGGATTTATCGGCGAACCAGCCGCCGGGATTGCCGTTGCGGCGCAGATAAGTGGCCTTGGCGTAATAGATATCGCCGAAATAACCGCTGTCAACAAAATCCTTTAAAATATCGCAGTCGTTGCCGAAACGGCGCACAAAGCCGATCATCAGCAATTTGTTGTTCTTTTTGGCGGCATCCGCCATCGCCTGCGCTTCGACGGCGTTCATCGCCATCGGTTTTTCGCAAATGACGTGCTTTCCGGC
Above is a genomic segment from Oscillospiraceae bacterium containing:
- a CDS encoding sugar phosphate isomerase/epimerase family protein encodes the protein MTIKTAVSSYSFYRVSGMPQFDCIKKAKEMGFDGIEFSGLSPREGESVTDYAKALAAEAKSVGIPIVNYCTGADFLKADSVDKEAERLFEQVDLAAILSVKTMRHDATFGFKDGTRGTRGFDTEVAKIADGCRKVTRYAASKGIKTMIENHGQLVQESARVEKLIHTVADDNFGQLIDIGNFMCADEAPELAVGRNAPYAFHVHVKDFHFKWGNGPDPGEGWFKTRAQNYIRGAIVGHGVVPIVQCLKILKANGYDGYVSIEFEGMEDPINAIRIGLDNLKRYIELA
- a CDS encoding Gfo/Idh/MocA family oxidoreductase; this encodes KYGVTRLYTDKDEMLKLKELDAVSVTTWNSQHAPCTIAALNAGKHVICEKPMAMNAVEAQAMADAAKKNNKLLMIGFVRRFGNDCDILKDFVDSGYFGDIYYAKATYLRRNGNPGGWFADKSRSGGGPLIDLGVHVIDLARYLMGCPKPVSVYAATYQKLFDRPGVKDSVLYSASDVSKGEHICDVEDFASALIRFDNGAVIALETSFSLNIKDGVGDIQLMGTKAGARLDPTLEIFTEQNGFMCDIALKKPSALSFDGLFQKEIDHWVDCLLGKTECRAPAEAGVTLMKILDAAYESARTGHEVIIK